A genomic window from Methanobrevibacter arboriphilus JCM 13429 = DSM 1125 includes:
- a CDS encoding TrmB family transcriptional regulator, with protein MKNKTIGSLKMFGLSTYESMVYLSMTYMISGTATEISLNSNVPRTKIYDVLKSLSNKGFIEIERGRPLKYHIVPPSDVFRRYKQKLLDELEETEMNLNYAYESQLSKIPAPIWLIHGTDRIIKKELEIISRAKSTVSIRMGFLFEGESKFLKDKFKNLLKKGIEINILAAEYCYIDDKKIDVLAEFEDCGVNILKADIPFVKLIIRDGIEMIHIFSKFSGKKKNVVSSSAIGVWNQYEDIAKNYDDRFFNILNKKMKKN; from the coding sequence ATGAAAAATAAAACTATTGGTTCACTTAAAATGTTTGGTTTATCTACTTATGAATCTATGGTATATTTATCAATGACTTATATGATTTCTGGAACAGCAACTGAAATTAGCCTTAATTCTAATGTTCCAAGAACCAAAATTTATGATGTGCTAAAATCATTATCAAATAAAGGATTTATTGAAATTGAACGAGGAAGGCCATTAAAATATCATATTGTACCCCCTTCCGATGTTTTTCGTAGATATAAACAAAAATTATTAGATGAACTTGAAGAAACTGAAATGAATCTTAACTATGCTTATGAGAGCCAACTTTCTAAAATACCAGCACCAATTTGGCTAATTCATGGTACTGATAGAATTATTAAAAAAGAACTTGAGATTATTTCAAGAGCTAAATCTACAGTTTCTATCCGTATGGGCTTTTTATTTGAAGGAGAGTCAAAATTTTTAAAAGATAAATTCAAAAATCTTTTAAAAAAAGGAATTGAAATAAACATTTTAGCTGCTGAGTACTGTTATATTGATGATAAAAAAATCGATGTTTTAGCTGAATTTGAGGATTGTGGTGTTAATATTTTAAAAGCAGATATTCCTTTTGTTAAATTAATTATTAGGGATGGTATTGAGATGATTCATATTTTTTCTAAATTTTCTGGTAAAAAGAAGAATGTTGTATCCAGCTCTGCTATTGGAGTATGGAATCAATATGAGGATATAGCTAAAAATTATGATGATCGCTTTTTTAATATATTAAATAAAAAAATGAAAAAGAATTAA
- the ilvD gene encoding dihydroxy-acid dehydratase: protein MKSDSIKKGIERAPHRSLLRACGLKDDDFEKPFIGIANSFTDIVPGHIHLKELVEEVKKGIIDAGGVPFEFNTMAICDGIAMNHEGMKYSLPSREIVANTVESVAMGHSLDGLVLIPSCDKVVPGMLMAALRLNIPSIVVTGGPMVPGEFKGENADLITVYEAVGEVSNGEMSEDELYELECSACPGAGSCSGLFTANTMACVTETLGMSLPMCATTLAVDENKLKIAKNSGNRIVGMINENLTPSKIVTQKSFENALAIDMALGGSSNTALHIPAIASEFEDRGIQVDLELFDKVSKLVPHIASMSPAGKDTMLDLHEAGGIPSVLKTIESKIYTDSITCNGKTIKENIENIEVKNTDVIRPIENPVHDEGGIAILKGNLAPNGSVIKQAAVEDDMMYHKGPAKVFNSEEESVEAIFNGKIVEGDIVVIRCEGPKGGPGMREMLNPTSAIMGLGIKNVALITDGRFSGGTRGPCVGHVSPEAMGDGPIGGLIDGDIIEIDIKNRKINVDLSDDEIKERIANSNLPKRKIKGWLNIYQKSVSSADKGAILR, encoded by the coding sequence ATGAAAAGCGATAGTATAAAAAAAGGAATTGAAAGAGCCCCACATAGATCTCTTCTTCGAGCTTGTGGCCTTAAAGATGATGATTTTGAAAAACCATTTATTGGAATAGCCAATAGTTTCACTGATATTGTTCCAGGTCATATTCACTTAAAAGAATTAGTTGAAGAAGTAAAAAAGGGAATTATTGATGCTGGTGGTGTTCCTTTTGAATTTAATACAATGGCTATTTGTGATGGAATAGCTATGAATCATGAAGGAATGAAATATTCTCTTCCTTCTCGTGAAATAGTAGCTAATACTGTTGAAAGTGTAGCTATGGGCCATAGTCTTGATGGGCTTGTTCTTATTCCAAGTTGTGATAAAGTTGTCCCTGGAATGTTAATGGCTGCTTTAAGATTAAATATTCCTTCTATTGTTGTTACAGGGGGACCTATGGTTCCAGGAGAATTTAAAGGAGAAAATGCAGACTTAATCACTGTTTATGAAGCTGTTGGAGAAGTATCTAATGGTGAAATGAGTGAAGATGAACTTTATGAACTTGAGTGTAGTGCCTGTCCTGGTGCTGGTTCTTGTTCAGGACTATTCACTGCAAATACTATGGCTTGTGTAACTGAAACTCTAGGTATGAGTCTACCTATGTGTGCTACAACTCTTGCAGTTGATGAAAATAAGTTAAAAATAGCTAAAAATTCTGGTAATCGTATTGTTGGGATGATAAATGAAAATTTAACTCCTTCTAAGATTGTTACGCAGAAATCTTTTGAAAATGCCTTAGCTATTGATATGGCTTTAGGTGGATCAAGTAATACTGCTTTACATATTCCTGCAATAGCCAGTGAATTTGAAGATAGAGGTATTCAAGTTGATCTTGAATTATTTGATAAAGTAAGTAAGCTTGTTCCCCATATTGCTTCTATGAGTCCTGCTGGTAAAGATACAATGTTAGATCTTCATGAAGCAGGAGGAATTCCTAGTGTTTTAAAAACTATTGAAAGCAAAATATATACTGATTCAATTACTTGTAATGGTAAAACTATAAAAGAAAATATTGAAAATATTGAAGTTAAAAATACTGATGTAATAAGGCCAATTGAAAATCCTGTTCATGATGAAGGAGGAATAGCTATTTTAAAGGGTAATTTAGCTCCTAATGGTTCAGTTATAAAACAAGCTGCTGTTGAAGATGATATGATGTATCATAAAGGTCCTGCAAAGGTTTTCAATAGTGAAGAAGAATCAGTTGAAGCAATTTTCAATGGGAAGATTGTTGAGGGGGATATTGTTGTTATACGTTGTGAAGGTCCTAAAGGTGGTCCTGGAATGAGAGAAATGCTTAATCCAACTTCTGCTATAATGGGCCTTGGAATAAAGAATGTTGCTCTTATTACTGATGGTAGGTTTTCAGGAGGAACTCGTGGACCTTGTGTAGGTCATGTTTCTCCAGAAGCTATGGGTGATGGACCTATTGGTGGATTAATCGATGGAGATATAATCGAAATAGATATTAAAAATAGGAAGATTAATGTAGATTTATCAGATGATGAAATTAAAGAAAGAATAGCCAATTCAAACCTTCCAAAAAGAAAAATTAAAGGTTGGTTAAATATATATCAAAAATCTGTTAGCTCTGCTGATAAAGGTGCTATTTTAAGATAG
- the hcp gene encoding hydroxylamine reductase has translation MAYKPLDMFCYQCSQTAKGTGCDVRGVCGKVPTVARLQDNLIFSIKGISAYNYQANELGYKDESIDEFLTKGMYSTLTNVNFDVEDLIKLGLDAGEANIKVMRLLKKAHIETYGEPEPQVVEVGSKKGPGILVTGHDMKAIEELLKQTEGTGINVYTHSEMLPAHGYPELKKYEHLAGQLGGPWFDQKKTFSKYNVAILATSNCVLLPKDDYSDRIFTSGVAKLPGIMQIENYDFTPIINKALELGDLEEEENKPTVTTGFGVSTILSLADKIKELVEAGKIRRFFLVGGCDSPLPQARYYREFVEKLPEDTVVLTLACGKYRFNDLDLGDIEGVPRIIDVGQCNDAIVAVDVALALSDLFGLELNDLPLTIVLSWMEQKAVAIFWSLLYLNKKDMLLGPILPAWVNDDIADFLVNNYNLTPIGDPEEDIKRILG, from the coding sequence ATGGCATATAAACCACTTGACATGTTTTGTTACCAATGTTCTCAAACAGCCAAAGGAACTGGTTGTGATGTAAGAGGAGTTTGTGGAAAAGTTCCAACAGTAGCTAGGCTACAAGACAATCTTATTTTTTCCATAAAAGGAATCAGTGCATATAATTATCAAGCAAATGAATTAGGATATAAAGATGAGAGTATTGATGAATTTTTAACTAAAGGAATGTATAGTACTCTTACCAATGTAAACTTTGATGTTGAAGATTTAATTAAATTAGGTCTTGATGCTGGTGAAGCTAATATAAAAGTAATGAGGTTGCTTAAAAAAGCTCATATTGAAACTTATGGAGAACCAGAACCACAAGTTGTTGAAGTTGGATCTAAAAAAGGACCTGGTATTTTAGTCACTGGACATGACATGAAAGCTATTGAGGAACTTTTAAAACAGACTGAAGGAACTGGAATCAATGTTTATACTCATAGTGAAATGCTTCCAGCACATGGATATCCAGAACTTAAAAAATATGAACATTTAGCTGGTCAACTTGGAGGACCATGGTTTGATCAAAAGAAAACCTTTTCAAAGTATAATGTAGCTATTTTAGCTACTTCTAATTGTGTTTTACTACCAAAAGATGATTATAGTGATCGTATTTTCACTAGTGGTGTAGCTAAATTACCTGGAATTATGCAAATTGAAAACTATGACTTTACTCCAATTATTAATAAAGCTCTTGAACTTGGAGATCTTGAAGAAGAAGAAAATAAACCAACTGTAACTACTGGATTTGGTGTATCAACTATTCTTTCATTAGCTGATAAAATTAAGGAACTTGTTGAAGCTGGAAAAATTAGAAGATTCTTCTTAGTAGGAGGATGTGACAGCCCGCTTCCACAAGCTAGATACTACAGAGAGTTTGTAGAAAAACTACCAGAAGATACTGTAGTATTAACTCTTGCATGTGGTAAATATAGGTTTAATGACTTAGATCTTGGTGATATTGAAGGTGTTCCACGTATTATAGACGTTGGACAATGTAATGATGCTATTGTAGCTGTTGATGTAGCTCTTGCGCTATCTGACTTGTTTGGCTTAGAATTAAATGATCTTCCTTTAACAATTGTCTTAAGTTGGATGGAACAAAAGGCAGTAGCTATATTCTGGAGTTTACTATACTTAAATAAAAAAGACATGCTTTTAGGTCCAATTTTACCTGCATGGGTAAATGATGATATAGCTGATTTCTTAGTTAACAATTACAATTTAACACCAATTGGAGATCCAGAAGAAGATATTAAAAGAATATTAGGTTAA
- a CDS encoding cupin domain-containing protein → MMEDIKSKPVKIDSLAEYQDESVVSREIIKKEVGTVTIFAFDKGQGLSEHSAPFDAMVQIVDGVAEITISGNKNIVKKGELIIMPANEPHALFANEPFKMVLTMIKSEK, encoded by the coding sequence ATTATGGAAGACATAAAAAGTAAGCCGGTTAAGATAGATAGCTTAGCAGAATATCAAGATGAATCTGTTGTAAGTCGTGAAATTATCAAAAAAGAAGTTGGGACTGTAACAATTTTTGCTTTTGATAAAGGACAAGGATTAAGTGAGCATAGTGCTCCTTTTGATGCAATGGTTCAAATTGTAGATGGTGTCGCTGAGATAACAATTTCTGGAAATAAAAACATTGTTAAAAAAGGTGAACTTATTATAATGCCTGCAAATGAACCTCATGCTTTATTTGCAAATGAACCATTTAAAATGGTTTTAACGATGATAAAATCAGAAAAATAA